From the genome of Desulfatiglans sp.:
TACCCTTCTGGCCTTGTACACCCGCCTGGTAAGGGTGTTTGACAGGACGCATTTCAGTGACAAGGTCAGCCGCATCCATTAATGATTTTGGCGCATATCTGCCTGTGAATGCAATGTGAAGATCTGCAGGTTTTTGCGTCAGTACATCAAGCACAGGTTGAAGATCAAGGATATTATAATTGAGGAGATAGGTGAATTCATCAAGCACAATCAAATGAAATTTGCCGCTTCCCATCACCGGTAAACACCATTAACAGACCTTTCTCCATTAATATTTCCTGCCTTTTTATTAAAGACCCCATCCATAAATGACTTACAGATGGGGTTCGTGTTATTAATATTCGTATCTCAAACCAAGATGGAATGTCCTGCCAGGCGCAAAATAACCCTGAATAGGGGCATAGGTTGAATCAAAGAGATTGGATATGTTCCCCTTAAGTAAAACGCGTCCAAACTCTTTAAACGCAAACAGTAGATAAGGTGACGACCTTTAAAATTATAATTTCA
Proteins encoded in this window:
- a CDS encoding cob(I)yrinic acid a,c-diamide adenosyltransferase → MGSGKFHLIVLDEFTYLLNYNILDLQPVLDVLTQKPADLHIAFTGRYAPKSLMDAADLVTEMRPVKHPYQAGVQGQKGIEF
- a CDS encoding TonB-dependent receptor, coding for MFAFKEFGRVLLKGNISNLFDSTYAPIQGYFAPGRTFHLGLRYEY